A single region of the Brachypodium distachyon strain Bd21 chromosome 3, Brachypodium_distachyon_v3.0, whole genome shotgun sequence genome encodes:
- the LOC100824002 gene encoding uncharacterized protein LOC100824002 has product MAVFAHRLLASALLALLLSAASAADTKNNPADELVALLNSNRTAAKASSLADNQGLGCIALQYIKAYKGQCDQVGGNKKPVESSFIDTFAPNCGVQATTLAKLTGRLLACQSTYPPPAQALDMLISDSKSLQVLHSKNHTEVGAAVTGTSGGGPYFWCVLFSNGKPNSSFTVEGGVPKTAHPGCFSGNNDACSSAISSGVSTWRLVSALLFSVATAFAF; this is encoded by the exons ATGGCGGTCTTCGCTCACCGGTTGCTGGCctccgcgctcctcgcgcttcTCCTCTCGGCCGCCTCGGCCGCCGACACAAAGA ATAACCCTGCCGATGAGCTTGTGGCGTTGCTCAACAGCAATCGCACAGCCGCCAAGGCATCTAGTCTTGCTGATAATCAAGGTCTTGGATGCATTGCTCTGCAGTACATTAAAGCATATAAGGGTCAGTGTGACCAGGTGGGGGGAAACAAGAAGCCAGTAGAATCCAGTTTCATTGACACATTTGCCCCAAACTGTGGTGTCCAAGCGACAACTCTTGCCAAGCTCACTGGGAGGCTTCTGGCGTGCCAGTCCACCTACCCACCTCCAGCTCAGGCCCTCGACATGCTGATTTCCGATTCAAAGAGCCTTCAGGTATTGCATAGCAAGAACCACACAGAGGTTGGCGCAGCGGTCACCGGCACTTCTGGTGGCGGGCCGTACTTCTGGTGTGTCTTGTTCAGCAATGGCAAGCCCAATTCCAGCTTCACCGTAGAAGGTGGAGTGCCCAAGACTGCCCATCCAGGATGCTTCAGCGGCAACAATGATGCGTGCAGTAGTGCCATTTCGAGCGGTGTGAGTACATGGAGACTGGTTTCAGCCCTTCTTTTCTCAGTGGCTACTGCTTTTGCCTTTTGA